From a single Gimesia fumaroli genomic region:
- a CDS encoding DUF5131 family protein, with translation MLNLIATDCLPWMQKQKDNAVNLTFFSPPYEDARTYGLGFKLKGEAWVLGVLNHCEYYGVPFFFKQWGGVNKKEAGRELCGQIYDEFPEFSQAPLPDHKTRKQLMEMYS, from the coding sequence ATGTTGAATCTAATCGCAACGGATTGTCTGCCATGGATGCAGAAGCAGAAGGACAACGCAGTCAACCTGACGTTCTTCTCTCCACCGTATGAAGACGCGCGGACCTATGGACTTGGGTTCAAACTGAAAGGAGAGGCCTGGGTTCTGGGTGTCTTGAATCACTGCGAGTATTACGGCGTTCCCTTCTTCTTCAAACAGTGGGGCGGCGTGAACAAGAAAGAAGCGGGCCGTGAACTTTGCGGGCAGATCTACGATGAATTCCCGGAATTCTCACAGGCACCATTACCAGACCACAAAACCCGTAAGCAACTGATGGAGATGTA